In Vibrio bathopelagicus, one DNA window encodes the following:
- a CDS encoding phage portal protein encodes MIEIEFSNPVSVMNSDILSYLEVALVDGLYEPPVALDTLAKALRTNPMHSSAIEFKRNTLMHAIALSGLLSRQDAKRFIQDYLTFGGAHLQVIRDYRGLGEVVKLKHLPTLYMRRREDLGWSYKPRAYDDDGRIDYKHNQVFYLGDYDVAQELYGLPSHISSLTSIWLNDDATLFRRQYYRNGNHAGYLLYMNEPTMTEKQEKAIKKQLQAQEGMAFKNLFVNAKGKDTKAPELKPIGQVEAKDSYKEVKNQTMNEVLSVHRVPIELMSIRRESITSLDLNKVDWLFHKNELLPLIDMMQELNDFVGSEVITENTYVKPD; translated from the coding sequence GTGATAGAGATTGAATTTTCTAACCCCGTGAGCGTGATGAACAGCGACATTCTCAGCTATTTAGAAGTGGCGTTGGTTGATGGTTTATACGAACCGCCGGTTGCACTCGATACATTAGCCAAGGCACTTCGCACGAACCCGATGCATTCGAGTGCGATTGAGTTTAAGCGCAATACGTTAATGCATGCCATTGCGCTGAGTGGATTACTCTCACGCCAAGATGCAAAGCGCTTTATTCAAGACTACCTCACTTTTGGTGGTGCTCACCTGCAGGTGATTCGTGATTATAGAGGTTTAGGCGAAGTCGTTAAGCTTAAGCACTTACCGACACTTTACATGCGTAGGCGTGAAGACTTAGGTTGGTCGTATAAGCCAAGAGCTTACGATGATGATGGGCGTATCGACTACAAACATAACCAAGTGTTCTATTTAGGAGATTATGACGTTGCTCAAGAGCTGTATGGCTTACCGAGCCACATTAGCTCTTTGACCTCTATTTGGCTGAACGATGATGCCACGTTGTTTCGTCGTCAGTACTACCGTAACGGTAACCATGCCGGTTACTTGCTGTATATGAATGAGCCAACCATGACAGAAAAGCAAGAAAAGGCCATCAAGAAGCAGCTACAAGCTCAAGAAGGTATGGCATTTAAAAACTTATTTGTGAATGCCAAAGGTAAAGACACCAAAGCCCCAGAGCTCAAGCCAATTGGTCAGGTGGAAGCCAAAGACTCATACAAAGAAGTAAAGAACCAAACCATGAACGAGGTGCTTTCGGTTCACCGTGTGCCAATCGAGTTGATGAGCATTCGACGCGAGAGTATTACGTCACTCGATTTGAACAAGGTCGATTGGCTATTCCACAAGAACGAACTGCTGCCACTGATTGATATGATGCAAGAATTGAATGATTTTGTGGGGAGTGAGGTGATAACCGAAAATACATATGTGAAACCAGACTAA
- a CDS encoding terminase large subunit domain-containing protein, whose translation MENNVVSEPLYTADQTKALGLFLRQRKPAEIAETVSVATRTVQKWITQFDWKTLRDDAPVELMMRQRIAYLMWVDQKLESQERELKMLLEQQFKRDEAEQRRNRPAGRNDGEQKRGRKPNKTKNDVSHITKEMLDEYREKTFFEYQKDIHGHKQNDEINEVRFYLKSRQIGLTFYFAFEAFEDAVLTGDNQVFISASKKQSYIFKNYIRKFALEIGEVDLKGKDDIELSNGANLGFMSTNVATSQGFNGHMYWDEVFWIPGFADLDNYAGGMSMQSQFRTTYISTPSTMAHEAYPKWQGKKEHGIDISHKARKAGALGVDFIFRQMITVDDAIKKGATFFNMDKLKRKYPVKEIFDNLLRCKFLDDSASFFSLKALLACKADSSLWKDVDHEKARPVGNAEVLVGYDPRGGGTGESSDDAGLVVALKPRRKGGVFRFIERVRLKGSSYEQQADTIRGITEKYNVVYMAMDTSGVGSATAELVRKFYPALVELDYSPEVKRLMAYKSREIINSGRLQFEAEWDDLVHSFLMIRQQTTKVSNQITFVSNRSKIGSHADLAWASMHVMRWEPIDINNDTNTSVEFF comes from the coding sequence ATGGAAAATAATGTTGTTAGCGAACCGCTCTATACCGCCGACCAAACGAAAGCTTTGGGACTGTTTTTACGCCAACGTAAGCCTGCTGAAATTGCAGAAACGGTTAGCGTAGCCACACGCACGGTTCAAAAATGGATAACTCAGTTTGATTGGAAAACGCTGAGGGATGACGCGCCCGTCGAATTAATGATGAGACAGCGCATTGCTTACTTGATGTGGGTTGATCAAAAGCTTGAGAGCCAAGAGCGTGAGCTCAAGATGTTGCTCGAACAGCAATTCAAACGTGATGAAGCAGAGCAAAGGCGCAACCGACCAGCTGGCCGAAACGATGGCGAGCAAAAGCGTGGTCGTAAGCCAAATAAGACGAAGAACGATGTGTCCCACATAACCAAAGAGATGTTGGACGAATATCGCGAGAAAACCTTCTTCGAATACCAAAAGGACATTCACGGCCATAAGCAAAACGATGAAATCAATGAAGTGCGCTTTTATCTTAAGTCGCGTCAAATTGGTCTTACGTTCTATTTTGCCTTTGAAGCGTTTGAAGATGCGGTGCTGACTGGCGACAACCAGGTGTTTATCTCTGCGTCGAAAAAGCAGTCCTATATCTTCAAAAACTACATTCGTAAGTTTGCACTAGAGATTGGTGAAGTTGACTTAAAAGGTAAGGACGACATCGAGCTCAGCAACGGCGCGAACCTTGGCTTTATGTCCACCAACGTAGCGACCTCTCAAGGTTTTAACGGCCACATGTATTGGGACGAGGTGTTCTGGATCCCAGGCTTTGCGGATTTAGATAATTACGCGGGCGGTATGTCGATGCAATCGCAGTTCCGCACCACTTACATTTCGACACCTTCTACCATGGCCCATGAAGCCTACCCGAAATGGCAAGGCAAGAAAGAGCACGGCATTGATATTAGCCACAAGGCGCGAAAAGCCGGTGCTTTGGGTGTTGATTTTATCTTCCGTCAAATGATCACGGTGGATGATGCGATTAAGAAAGGCGCGACCTTCTTCAACATGGATAAGCTCAAGCGTAAATATCCGGTTAAAGAGATTTTCGACAATCTATTGCGTTGTAAGTTTTTGGACGACAGCGCTTCATTCTTCTCACTGAAAGCACTACTGGCGTGTAAGGCAGACAGTTCACTTTGGAAAGATGTCGACCACGAGAAAGCAAGACCCGTGGGTAACGCAGAAGTTTTAGTCGGCTATGACCCAAGAGGTGGCGGTACGGGTGAGAGCTCGGATGATGCAGGCTTAGTGGTGGCGTTAAAGCCTAGACGTAAAGGCGGCGTGTTCCGATTTATTGAGCGGGTTCGCCTTAAAGGCTCCAGCTATGAGCAACAAGCCGACACCATTCGCGGCATTACTGAGAAATACAATGTGGTGTACATGGCCATGGATACCAGTGGCGTAGGCTCGGCTACCGCTGAGCTGGTTCGTAAGTTTTACCCAGCTCTGGTCGAGCTGGATTACTCACCTGAAGTGAAACGACTGATGGCCTACAAGTCGAGAGAAATCATTAACAGTGGCCGCTTACAGTTTGAAGCGGAATGGGATGATCTCGTTCACTCGTTCTTAATGATTCGCCAGCAAACCACCAAGGTGAGTAACCAAATTACCTTTGTTTCCAACCGCAGCAAAATTGGCTCTCATGCGGATTTAGCCTGGGCTTCGATGCATGTGATGCGTTGGGAGCCGATTGATATAAACAATGACACCAACACCAGTGTCGAGTTCTTCTAG
- a CDS encoding GPO family capsid scaffolding protein codes for MFQSELICILQAGATIDGRVIEQKIIDEIAETYSPDVYTARINADHYPWSNKYGSVLSVEKKEDKLFAVLKPNSMLLRMAEQGQLLHTSCEFYEKFADTGKAYLTGLALTDEPASLGTTQIQLSANSKDKACVPTSFQITPEQLSKDTEEEASMFHTFKRWLKGESELEQLSQQQEEDDMSKELEELLKQSIEQGKENQQQLSQLNEQVEKLNTNGKPPEQPAEAEDSTDVTELKDQVETLSSQIENLTGQIEKFSKLTDEEQRKLAGEGNDEERYL; via the coding sequence ATGTTCCAATCAGAGCTAATTTGTATTTTACAGGCAGGAGCAACCATTGATGGTCGAGTCATTGAGCAAAAAATCATTGATGAGATTGCAGAAACTTATAGCCCAGACGTTTATACAGCTCGAATTAATGCAGACCACTACCCGTGGAGCAATAAGTACGGCTCTGTCCTCTCTGTCGAAAAGAAAGAAGACAAGCTATTCGCCGTACTGAAACCAAACTCAATGCTTTTACGTATGGCTGAGCAAGGACAGCTTTTACATACCTCATGTGAGTTCTATGAAAAGTTTGCAGATACAGGGAAAGCTTACCTGACCGGATTGGCCCTGACTGATGAGCCAGCATCGTTAGGTACGACGCAGATTCAATTGTCGGCTAACAGTAAAGATAAAGCGTGCGTTCCAACGAGCTTTCAAATTACCCCAGAACAACTCTCGAAAGACACCGAGGAAGAAGCCTCGATGTTCCATACATTTAAACGCTGGCTTAAGGGCGAAAGTGAACTTGAGCAGCTCTCACAACAACAGGAAGAAGACGACATGAGTAAAGAACTTGAAGAGCTACTCAAGCAGAGCATTGAGCAAGGCAAAGAAAATCAGCAACAACTCAGCCAGTTAAATGAGCAAGTTGAAAAGCTAAACACTAATGGTAAGCCGCCGGAGCAACCTGCTGAAGCTGAAGACAGTACGGATGTCACCGAACTAAAAGACCAGGTAGAGACACTGTCTTCACAGATAGAAAACCTAACCGGTCAAATTGAAAAATTCAGCAAATTGACCGATGAAGAGCAGCGCAAGTTAGCCGGTGAAGGTAATGACGAAGAGCGCTACTTATAG
- a CDS encoding phage major capsid protein, P2 family, whose translation MQKQTKIKLSAYVKAVAAQNDVDDATEKFNVSPNGTRRIIAAIRESNWFLNKINIISVKNQKGESIGLGATGMIASRTDTSGSGKRTPKDHSSMGAMPYMCEQTNFDTALRYAKLDAWAHHKNFNALISKATREQIDANKITIGWYGVSVAKNTDASANPNGEDVNKGWFQAMRDHNEDRLITTGQKADGEIRIGEGGDFINLDLAVLETKNLLHDACENDSNLVAIIGSDLLAYDKAKFYEAHGNTPSEKGKIQELQVIGTYGGLPAVKVPGFPSTGIMVTSYDNLSIYIQEGSVRRSTGKKNDEKDQIENFESMNMAYVIEEIGKAAAIEFKNVKLWINEAWH comes from the coding sequence ATGCAAAAGCAGACCAAAATAAAACTCAGCGCCTACGTGAAAGCCGTGGCAGCGCAAAACGATGTAGATGATGCAACCGAGAAGTTTAACGTGAGCCCGAATGGTACTCGGCGCATTATCGCGGCTATCCGTGAAAGCAACTGGTTCCTTAACAAAATCAACATCATCTCAGTGAAAAATCAAAAAGGTGAATCCATTGGTCTTGGCGCTACGGGCATGATTGCCAGTCGTACCGATACATCGGGCTCGGGCAAACGCACACCGAAAGATCACTCAAGCATGGGGGCGATGCCTTACATGTGTGAGCAAACAAACTTTGATACCGCGCTTCGTTACGCAAAACTGGACGCGTGGGCGCACCATAAAAACTTCAACGCCTTGATAAGTAAAGCAACCCGAGAGCAGATTGACGCCAATAAGATCACCATTGGTTGGTATGGCGTAAGTGTCGCTAAAAATACCGATGCTAGCGCTAATCCGAACGGTGAAGATGTGAATAAAGGTTGGTTCCAAGCCATGCGTGATCATAACGAAGATCGCTTAATCACCACGGGACAAAAAGCGGATGGTGAAATTCGTATCGGTGAAGGTGGTGACTTCATCAACCTAGACCTAGCCGTGCTTGAAACGAAAAACCTACTGCATGATGCCTGTGAAAATGACTCAAACCTTGTGGCCATCATCGGCTCTGACTTGCTTGCTTATGACAAAGCTAAGTTCTACGAAGCACACGGTAATACGCCAAGCGAAAAAGGCAAAATTCAAGAACTGCAAGTCATCGGTACTTATGGCGGTCTGCCTGCAGTGAAAGTACCAGGCTTCCCTTCAACGGGCATCATGGTGACCAGTTACGACAACCTATCCATCTACATTCAAGAAGGTTCAGTTCGCCGCTCTACAGGTAAGAAGAACGACGAAAAAGACCAAATTGAAAACTTTGAGTCGATGAACATGGCTTACGTGATCGAAGAGATTGGCAAAGCTGCAGCCATTGAATTCAAAAACGTGAAG